The segment AGATCATTGCGGATCTGTCTGATAAAGCAGAATTATATGTTGTGACAAATGGAGTTTCTGATACACAATACCAACGTTTGACAGCATCGAAATTACTGCCTTATTTTAAAAATGTCTTTGTTTCAGAAGATACTGGATATCAAAAACCAATGAAAGAGTATTTTGATTATGTGTTTGACCGGATCCCTGATTTTAAAAAAGAAGAAACTGTAATCATCGGTGATTCACTGTCTTCAGATATTGCAGGCGGCAAACAAGCCGGGATCGATACGATTTGGCTCAATTCCGACGAAAACGTGAAAACAACTATCGCGCCTACTTATCGCATCAGCAGTTTGGATGAGATTTATACGATTTTAGCCAACTAGAAACAGGATTAAGCGTAGCATTTTCTGAAAATTTCGCTATAATAATACCTAGTGCAAATAAATTGAAAGAGGTTTTCTTTAATGACGAAAAACAAGCCGATTATAATAGGTGTGACTGGTGGTTCTGGTAGTGGTAAAACCAGTGTGAGTCGAGCGATATTCAATAATTTTCCGGATCACTCCATTATGATGCTTGAACAGGATTCTTATTATAAAGATCAAAGCCATTTAGCATTTGAAGAACGGCTAAATACTAACTATGACCATCCTTTTGCTTTTGATACCGATCTATTGATCGAGCATTTGGAAAAACTGCTGCATTATGAAGCGATCGAAAAGCCAGTCTATGACTATGTTGCCCATACTCGGAGCACTGCGACAGTGATCCAAGAACCTAAAGAAGTCATTATTTTAGAAGGCATCTTGATTCTAGAAGATGAGCGTTTACGTGACTTGATGGATATAAAAATCTATGTGGATACGGATGATGATATCCGAATCATCCGCCGAATCAAACGAGACATGGAAGAACGCGGACGAACATTGGATTCAGTTATTGAACAATATCTGTCAGTCGTAAAACCGATGTATCATCAATTTATCGAACCGACAAAACGTTACGCTGACATCATCGTGCCAGAAGGCGGCGAAAATCATGTAGCGATCGATTTAATCACTACAAAAGTCGCGACTTATCTTAAATAGCTCTCATTGTCTATGAAGGATCAAAGGATTAAATTATTAATTCTTTGGTCTTTTTTTATCGCGGTTTACAGTATATACTTTATTGTATATACTGTAAACGCATTCTAAAATACGGCTTTAAAGTTTCAAAAGAAATTTTGGAAATATATGTTTATCGAGTGGATTTTAATAGATATAGTTATTGACGATACCAGTGTTAAAAGAATGAACAATGATCTTAGTAAAACTAGTGTGGGTAATTGTGAAAACAGATTTTTAATTTAAAGATCTATCGTCGTTCACATGAATTTTTTGGAAGGCAGGAGCGTAATAGAAATATGAAGAACAAAACGATTTTTTTAGATATTGCCAATGAATTGCATAAACGGATTAATGAAGGAGTATACGTGACTAGCCAGAAACTACCATCTGAATATGATCTTGCTGAAGAATTTGGAGTCAGCCGTTTGACGATACGTAAAGCAATCGATTCCCTGATCAGTCAGAACATCTTAGTGAAAGAAAAAGGAAAAGGAACCTATGTTATGAAACAACCTAAAATCGCCAGTGGTTTGGGAGGATTATATGGGTTTACCGAAGCTGCTAAAAGACAAGGCAAACGTTCGAAAACTAAGATCATCGAATGCACCATAGCAGATCAGATGCCGGACAAGGTCAAACAAGCCTTTGGAAAGTATGCAGATGAAAAGATGATCCATTTGGTTCGCCAGCGTTTTTTAGAAGACGAGCCGATGACTGTAGAAGACATTTATGTCCTGCAACGTTACGTGTCAGAGTCGTCTATCGAACAGCTGGAAGAACAATCTTTATTTTCCGAGATCGAAAAAAATATCGAAATCGGCTATTCTCATCAAGAAGTCGAAGCTATCTTGGTGACAGAGGATTTGAGCAGGTTGTTGGATGTAGAAGTGGGTCAGCCATTACTATTGGTTCATTCCCTGACGTATTCCCCTTCTGCAAAACCGATTTTATATGATACTTCTTTCTATCGAGCGGACAAATACACATTTAAACATACATTACAGCGCAAACATTAAGAGGTGTGAAAAATGGATAATGTAAAAACAATGATCGATGAAAACTGGACCGCTTTTTTAGCTGATCTGCAAAAGGTGATGCGCGTTCCGAGCGTCAAAGGCAAGTCGGCAGAAAAAGCTCCTTATGGAATTAATCCCAGACAAGTATTGACTTTGGTGATGGAATTAGGGGAAAGCTATGGATTTAGCACAAAAGTCATTAATGATGCAATTGGCTATATTCAATGGGGAACGGATCCTGATTATATCGGAATCTTAGGACATTTAGATGTGGTTCCGGCTGGAGAAGGATGGGATTATCCGCCTTTTGATTTGACCGAGTCTGATGGAATATTATATGGTCGCGGCATTCTAGATAATAAAGGACCTATTATGAGCTGTTTATATAGTCTGAAATTATTAAAAGACAGTGGTTTTCAGCCGTCAAAAACGATTCGAATCATTTTTGGAACCGATGAAGAAAGCGGTATGTCAGATGTTTCTCACTATTTACAGGCAGAAGAGCCGCCTATATTTGGCTTTACACCTGATTGCAAATATCCGGTCGTTTATGGCGAACGCGGAATTGTAAATATCAATATCATAACAACCTTTGAACCAGAAGAGCTGGCTAGCATGGGAGAAATCAGGGGCGATCAGGCACGCGATCATGTGCCTGATAATTTATCCGTTTTGATCCAAAGCTCTCCTATAAGGGTGACTGGAAAACGTGCTCCTAGCAATGCACCGGAAATGGGAGAAAATGCCATTACTCTGTTGGCAAAAAAAATAAAAGACGATCTTCGTTTGTCCAGCAGTGTGCGAAGTTATTTTGACTGGCTGTTTACAAGCTTTCATGGAAAGCATTTTGGTGAAGGGATCGATCTGGCGTTACAGGACAAAGATTCCGGCAGATTGA is part of the Enterococcus mediterraneensis genome and harbors:
- a CDS encoding YjjG family noncanonical pyrimidine nucleotidase, coding for MKYKNLLFDVDDTLLDFQAAENQALGSLFQTEGIPLTPEIKTSYQALNRMLWEEYEQGKRSRDEVVNQRFALLFQQFGKSVDGMLLEKQYRQFLNQGHQLLGNSREIIADLSDKAELYVVTNGVSDTQYQRLTASKLLPYFKNVFVSEDTGYQKPMKEYFDYVFDRIPDFKKEETVIIGDSLSSDIAGGKQAGIDTIWLNSDENVKTTIAPTYRISSLDEIYTILAN
- the udk gene encoding uridine kinase: MTKNKPIIIGVTGGSGSGKTSVSRAIFNNFPDHSIMMLEQDSYYKDQSHLAFEERLNTNYDHPFAFDTDLLIEHLEKLLHYEAIEKPVYDYVAHTRSTATVIQEPKEVIILEGILILEDERLRDLMDIKIYVDTDDDIRIIRRIKRDMEERGRTLDSVIEQYLSVVKPMYHQFIEPTKRYADIIVPEGGENHVAIDLITTKVATYLK
- a CDS encoding GntR family transcriptional regulator, LSA1692 subfamily, coding for MKNKTIFLDIANELHKRINEGVYVTSQKLPSEYDLAEEFGVSRLTIRKAIDSLISQNILVKEKGKGTYVMKQPKIASGLGGLYGFTEAAKRQGKRSKTKIIECTIADQMPDKVKQAFGKYADEKMIHLVRQRFLEDEPMTVEDIYVLQRYVSESSIEQLEEQSLFSEIEKNIEIGYSHQEVEAILVTEDLSRLLDVEVGQPLLLVHSLTYSPSAKPILYDTSFYRADKYTFKHTLQRKH
- a CDS encoding Sapep family Mn(2+)-dependent dipeptidase, which codes for MDNVKTMIDENWTAFLADLQKVMRVPSVKGKSAEKAPYGINPRQVLTLVMELGESYGFSTKVINDAIGYIQWGTDPDYIGILGHLDVVPAGEGWDYPPFDLTESDGILYGRGILDNKGPIMSCLYSLKLLKDSGFQPSKTIRIIFGTDEESGMSDVSHYLQAEEPPIFGFTPDCKYPVVYGERGIVNINIITTFEPEELASMGEIRGDQARDHVPDNLSVLIQSSPIRVTGKRAPSNAPEMGENAITLLAKKIKDDLRLSSSVRSYFDWLFTSFHGKHFGEGIDLALQDKDSGRLILTPVVFSKQKDHLQLEIAFRYPVSFQEEDIVAGIKAAIPEHSQIEVVRSIPGINLDKERPEIKSLSAVYQKITGNDGTPVTTTGATYARKLPNIVAFGPSFPGQKGIAHNKNEWMSVSDLKMNMEIYLESIIALLS